A single region of the Pseudosulfitobacter pseudonitzschiae genome encodes:
- a CDS encoding molybdopterin-dependent oxidoreductase: MLTQTTLVFAGLVVAGATAVTAQEHMALHVSGQISGGSVTLDQDALSGLPTVELVTSTVVTDGQHSFTGFLMRDLLDQLGAKGETVTAIALNDYVVEIPMADFYDFDVIAAHSMDGIPLDRDDKGPLWIVYPRDDHEALQDIRYDYRWVWQLYQLEVR, from the coding sequence ATGTTGACACAGACAACGCTGGTTTTTGCAGGGTTGGTGGTCGCAGGTGCCACCGCTGTGACCGCTCAGGAGCATATGGCGCTGCATGTGTCGGGCCAGATTTCTGGCGGCTCGGTCACCCTTGATCAGGATGCATTGTCGGGGTTGCCAACGGTCGAACTTGTCACTTCGACCGTTGTCACCGATGGGCAGCACAGCTTTACCGGTTTTCTGATGCGTGATCTTCTGGACCAGCTTGGCGCAAAGGGCGAAACTGTCACCGCCATCGCATTGAACGACTATGTCGTGGAAATTCCAATGGCCGACTTCTATGATTTTGATGTGATCGCCGCGCACAGCATGGACGGCATCCCGCTTGACCGTGACGATAAGGGGCCGCTTTGGATTGTTTATCCCCGCGACGACCACGAGGCGCTGCAAGATATCCGGTATGATTACCGTTGGGTCTGGCAACTTTACCAGCTCGAGGTGCGATGA
- a CDS encoding sensor histidine kinase translates to MIRLGKPVIGLSLPLVAVIVFAILMTFSLIRMFEVENAMRVDAEQNMLWVLHQSEVAALRLTETVALAELGEVDNDALSLRFDILVSRVALLNDGPQRRFVERIGYDDELDELTAMLQAAKPMVTDFTPADGPRLRAALAPLPRQFGRAANVAMIAEWDGLGGRLEDYRDQLRQTIASLIGIMLAGGILMVTLVLALRQSHRQNDMLRRERDFSGLLISSSGEGILAVDHAGRCTLWNDAMGALLGRSTEQAVGRLLAELSGFFDVAPVRQGLQRALAGKTAQLRLQPLFQPDQENPLHVDLRFFPLRNEGETLGAILFLTDATDRYAAQQQDAQDRDRLEELVTERTRDLDNALQRERSAADLYRNFAAMVSHQFRTPLAVADSSLQRLIRRGARATPAEVTERATRARDAIDGLTRLVGSTMEAARLDAGQIGAHRVACDLNAAIQSVCARQRVAAPDRQIIASNPQHGQVLAFCDPAHAEQVLENLVSNAVKYGAYGTPVEVIPYAEDDYLYVDVCNAGKPIPLEDRAQIFDRNYRGSNSIGSAGTGVGLFIARTLARMQGGDVTLQPACETTTFRLTLPRFKSPANDT, encoded by the coding sequence ATGATCCGGCTGGGCAAACCTGTCATCGGCCTGAGCCTGCCTTTGGTTGCTGTCATCGTCTTTGCCATTCTGATGACATTCTCGCTGATCCGTATGTTCGAGGTTGAAAACGCGATGCGGGTCGACGCCGAGCAGAACATGCTCTGGGTGCTACATCAAAGCGAGGTGGCTGCCCTGCGTCTGACCGAGACCGTTGCGCTGGCCGAACTGGGTGAGGTGGACAATGACGCCCTTTCGTTGCGGTTCGACATTCTTGTCAGTCGGGTCGCCCTGCTGAACGACGGACCGCAGCGCCGGTTTGTCGAACGGATCGGATATGATGACGAACTGGATGAGCTGACCGCCATGCTGCAAGCCGCAAAACCGATGGTCACCGATTTCACGCCCGCCGATGGGCCGCGACTGCGGGCCGCGCTGGCACCGCTGCCGCGTCAGTTTGGCAGGGCGGCAAATGTGGCAATGATCGCGGAATGGGACGGATTGGGCGGTCGGCTGGAAGATTACCGCGATCAGTTGCGCCAGACCATTGCGTCTTTGATCGGGATTATGTTGGCCGGTGGCATCCTGATGGTGACACTGGTGCTGGCACTGCGTCAATCGCACCGGCAGAATGACATGCTCCGGCGCGAGCGTGACTTTTCGGGATTGCTGATCTCGTCCAGCGGAGAAGGTATTCTTGCGGTTGATCATGCGGGCCGATGTACCCTTTGGAACGATGCGATGGGCGCCTTGCTGGGCAGATCAACCGAACAGGCCGTGGGCCGTCTTCTGGCAGAGCTTTCGGGCTTTTTCGACGTTGCCCCCGTCCGGCAAGGTTTGCAGCGCGCGCTTGCGGGGAAAACGGCGCAACTCAGGTTGCAACCGCTGTTTCAGCCGGATCAGGAAAACCCCCTGCATGTGGATCTGCGGTTCTTTCCCTTGCGCAACGAAGGCGAGACGTTGGGCGCGATCTTGTTCCTGACGGATGCCACAGACCGGTATGCGGCCCAGCAGCAAGACGCGCAGGATCGCGACCGGCTGGAAGAACTGGTGACCGAGCGCACCCGCGATCTGGACAATGCGCTGCAACGCGAGCGGTCGGCGGCTGATCTTTACCGCAACTTTGCGGCGATGGTGTCACATCAGTTTCGAACGCCTCTGGCGGTTGCGGATTCTTCTTTGCAACGGTTGATCCGGCGCGGCGCACGCGCCACACCGGCAGAGGTTACCGAACGCGCCACCCGCGCCAGAGATGCCATTGACGGGCTGACACGGTTGGTGGGCAGTACGATGGAGGCCGCGCGGCTGGACGCAGGCCAAATCGGAGCGCATAGGGTGGCTTGTGATTTGAACGCCGCCATTCAATCGGTCTGCGCCCGCCAGCGCGTAGCCGCCCCTGACCGGCAGATTATTGCAAGCAATCCGCAACACGGTCAGGTTCTGGCGTTCTGCGACCCTGCCCATGCCGAACAGGTGTTGGAAAACCTCGTGTCAAATGCCGTCAAATACGGGGCCTATGGCACGCCCGTCGAGGTGATCCCGTACGCAGAAGACGATTATCTGTACGTTGATGTATGCAATGCGGGAAAACCGATCCCCTTGGAGGACCGCGCGCAGATATTTGATCGCAACTATCGCGGTTCAAACAGCATTGGCAGTGCGGGAACCGGCGTTGGTCTGTTCATTGCGCGCACCTTGGCGCGGATGCAGGGTGGTGACGTGACCTTGCAGCCCGCGTGCGAAACAACGACCTTTCGTCTGACGTTGCCCCGATTCAAGAGCCCCGCAAATGACACATGA
- a CDS encoding response regulator, producing the protein MTHETQPALILVVEDEDALRRDLVEELNDAGYRTLAASDGQGALDLLNNNTPDLLLCDITMPGLDGYGVLSALRSQRPELSMTPFVFLTALSEPREVVQGKLLGADDYLVKPVDYDLMLATVGARLRQVDRIRNRHDDELSTLRTALGGLSGDGVEQALDLMSLGIVLVDAQGRPVHINRAAHEMAAAIDFIRFDTASVHAIDPLSDRELQQAIAGTLQAAQAGAEKVVGVLLHGGQDAPNVSALACALPNRNDVGPAQPCVALFLASPNRRRVSEAVLIDLYDLTPTEARIAGALASSARKADVAAELGVSQTTIAFHMRNLFEKTGTHRQADLIALILSGPMMIKSE; encoded by the coding sequence ATGACACATGAAACGCAGCCCGCGCTGATCCTTGTGGTCGAAGACGAAGATGCCCTGCGCCGTGACCTTGTCGAGGAACTCAACGATGCCGGCTATCGTACCCTTGCCGCCAGCGATGGGCAGGGTGCTCTTGATCTTCTGAACAACAACACGCCGGACCTGCTGCTTTGTGACATCACCATGCCGGGTCTTGATGGCTATGGCGTGCTTAGTGCGCTGCGCAGTCAACGTCCGGAACTGTCCATGACACCCTTTGTTTTTCTGACAGCCCTGTCCGAACCGCGCGAGGTTGTGCAAGGCAAGCTTCTGGGGGCAGATGACTATCTGGTCAAGCCGGTGGACTATGACCTGATGCTGGCCACCGTCGGGGCCCGTTTGCGACAGGTCGATCGCATCCGCAACCGTCATGACGATGAACTTTCGACTTTGCGCACCGCGCTTGGCGGGTTGTCCGGCGATGGCGTCGAACAGGCGCTCGATCTTATGTCCTTGGGGATCGTGCTGGTCGACGCACAAGGCAGACCGGTTCATATCAACCGCGCGGCACATGAGATGGCGGCTGCAATTGATTTTATCCGCTTCGATACAGCAAGTGTCCACGCCATTGACCCGCTGTCAGACCGGGAGTTGCAGCAGGCGATTGCCGGCACATTGCAGGCCGCGCAAGCCGGTGCCGAAAAGGTGGTGGGTGTCTTGCTTCACGGAGGGCAGGACGCGCCGAATGTCTCGGCGCTGGCCTGTGCTTTGCCAAATCGCAATGACGTCGGGCCCGCACAGCCCTGTGTCGCGCTTTTTCTGGCGTCACCGAACCGCCGGCGTGTGTCAGAGGCGGTCCTGATTGACTTGTATGACCTGACCCCAACCGAGGCGCGCATCGCAGGTGCCTTGGCCAGCAGTGCGCGCAAGGCAGATGTCGCCGCCGAACTTGGCGTCTCGCAAACAACAATTGCTTTTCACATGCGCAACCTGTTCGAAAAGACGGGCACACACCGCCAAGCCGACCTTATCGCGCTGATACTTTCCGGACCAATGATGATAAAATCGGAGTAA
- a CDS encoding DUF1403 family protein, protein MKNTPIDIGSFVDTLPLMPPWISSGRAETLEDAAFLSGAALSVLHLVVTQDDVPHALLRDRLALWAAEACVVHTGRPERAADLRDAVHLLRPGDQPGPAGAIYQMWRQAVVQPLSGRGLHKALPEWSIHDIASWLDAGRGRAVSQAASVLETVLQEAPRAEAEAMILADAALARALGWGRMVPLLAAGLTPRDLHQTGDDLRLACHRTIVASATDTVRRAAETTRRAHRLKAIVPKLRARGAGAAVDMFLTRDAVAPAALPLPDRAARRLCDRLVDLGVVRELTGRDTFRLYGV, encoded by the coding sequence ATGAAAAATACCCCGATAGATATTGGTTCTTTTGTGGATACTCTTCCATTGATGCCACCTTGGATTTCCTCGGGGCGCGCAGAGACGCTTGAAGATGCGGCGTTTTTGTCGGGCGCTGCACTGTCGGTGCTGCATCTTGTGGTCACACAGGATGATGTTCCACATGCCTTGCTCAGGGATCGTTTGGCGCTGTGGGCCGCCGAGGCGTGTGTTGTCCATACGGGCCGCCCCGAGCGTGCGGCGGATTTGCGTGATGCGGTGCATTTGCTGCGTCCGGGCGATCAGCCGGGTCCAGCGGGCGCGATTTATCAGATGTGGCGGCAGGCTGTGGTGCAGCCGCTTTCGGGGCGGGGGCTGCACAAGGCGTTGCCGGAATGGAGCATTCACGACATCGCAAGCTGGCTTGATGCGGGGCGTGGGCGTGCCGTGTCTCAGGCGGCATCTGTGCTGGAGACTGTCTTGCAAGAGGCCCCGCGCGCCGAGGCGGAGGCGATGATTTTGGCCGATGCGGCGCTGGCGCGTGCGTTGGGTTGGGGCAGAATGGTGCCACTGCTGGCCGCTGGGCTGACCCCGCGCGATCTGCACCAAACAGGGGACGACCTGCGGCTGGCCTGTCACCGTACGATTGTGGCGTCGGCCACTGACACGGTGCGCCGCGCCGCCGAAACCACCCGCCGTGCGCACCGTCTGAAAGCCATTGTGCCAAAGCTGCGCGCCAGGGGGGCAGGGGCGGCGGTGGATATGTTCCTGACACGCGATGCGGTGGCCCCTGCCGCGCTGCCCTTGCCCGACCGCGCGGCGCGGCGGTTGTGTGACCGGCTGGTCGATCTGGGTGTTGTGCGCGAACTGACCGGACGTGATACGTTCCGGTTGTACGGAGTCTGA
- the scpB gene encoding SMC-Scp complex subunit ScpB yields MAQPLDRALEDLSPDLRWREWMRRIEAVLFASSRPVSRDDLARVVGQDVSVDLLIEDLSADLEGRAFEVAKAGDGWFLRTRPIYAPAIRAAADVGDLFQDLNDFDIAVLAAIAYHQPVTRDGLKDIFGKEINRDLIGRLHAQNLIATGPRSPRRGAPYTFVTTEQFLVAFDLQSLRDLPDREMLEDAGVGSGDA; encoded by the coding sequence ATGGCACAACCGCTGGACCGCGCCCTGGAAGACCTGAGCCCCGACCTGCGATGGCGCGAATGGATGCGCCGGATCGAGGCGGTGTTGTTCGCATCGTCCAGACCTGTGTCGCGCGATGATCTGGCACGGGTGGTCGGACAGGACGTTTCAGTTGATCTGCTGATCGAAGACCTGAGCGCTGATCTGGAAGGCCGCGCATTCGAGGTGGCAAAGGCGGGGGACGGATGGTTTCTGCGTACCCGCCCGATCTATGCTCCCGCGATCCGTGCGGCGGCGGATGTGGGCGATCTGTTTCAGGATCTGAACGACTTTGACATCGCAGTGCTGGCCGCCATCGCCTATCACCAGCCGGTCACGCGGGACGGGTTAAAGGACATCTTTGGCAAAGAGATTAACCGCGATCTGATCGGGCGGCTGCACGCGCAAAACCTGATTGCCACCGGTCCACGCAGCCCGCGCCGCGGCGCGCCCTATACCTTTGTGACGACAGAGCAATTTCTTGTGGCGTTCGATCTGCAAAGCCTGCGCGACCTTCCCGATCGGGAAATGCTTGAGGATGCGGGTGTGGGATCGGGCGATGCCTGA
- a CDS encoding amino acid ABC transporter substrate-binding protein encodes MLKQIIAATALTVTWGGTAIAQDTDTLRVGMSGGYFPFTFVKQDELQGFEVDVMNAVGEQAGLTVEFETMAFSGLIGALDAGRIDTIANQITITLEREAKFAFSAPYVFDGAQVVTKAGNEEIGGIEDLRGKTVAVNLGSNFEQLLNALPYADEITVKTYESNIAQDTALGRVDAFVMDRVSSAQLIKESPLPLQLAGQPFSEIRNALPFRDTDADRALRDRVDAALTTLREDGTLAEISQKWFGTDITTAE; translated from the coding sequence ATGCTGAAACAGATTATCGCGGCCACGGCACTTACCGTCACATGGGGCGGCACCGCCATCGCACAGGACACCGACACGCTGCGTGTCGGCATGTCGGGGGGCTATTTCCCGTTTACCTTCGTCAAGCAGGACGAATTGCAGGGGTTCGAAGTCGACGTGATGAATGCAGTCGGCGAACAGGCCGGACTGACTGTCGAATTTGAAACGATGGCGTTTTCGGGGCTGATAGGCGCGCTGGACGCAGGCCGTATCGACACCATCGCCAACCAGATCACCATCACGCTGGAGCGCGAGGCAAAATTCGCCTTTAGTGCGCCATATGTCTTTGACGGCGCGCAAGTGGTGACCAAGGCGGGCAACGAGGAAATCGGTGGCATCGAAGACCTGCGCGGCAAAACTGTTGCGGTCAACCTCGGGTCGAACTTTGAACAGCTGTTGAACGCGCTGCCCTATGCTGACGAGATTACGGTCAAGACCTACGAATCCAACATCGCGCAGGACACGGCCCTTGGGCGTGTGGACGCCTTTGTGATGGATCGGGTGTCGTCGGCACAACTGATCAAGGAAAGCCCGCTGCCGTTGCAACTGGCCGGACAGCCGTTCTCGGAAATCCGCAACGCGCTGCCGTTCCGCGATACCGACGCTGACCGCGCGCTGCGCGACCGTGTCGATGCGGCGCTGACCACATTGCGAGAGGATGGCACGCTGGCCGAGATCTCGCAGAAGTGGTTCGGCACCGACATTACCACGGCGGAATGA
- a CDS encoding amino acid ABC transporter permease, which yields MRALDLDYMLGLVPVILGYVPLTLFMAGAGMVLALILGALLAVERVAKVPVLDWFVVLFISFFRGTPLLVQLFLFYFGLPQVLPFLTQIDGVTAAIMGLTLHFSAYMAESIRAAILGVDRSQWEAAQSIGMTQGQMMWRIILPQAARVAAPTLVNYFIDMIKGTSLAFTLGVTEMMGAAQKEAAGSFLYFEAFLVVAIIYWIIVEVLSQGQKRLETHLNKAFVR from the coding sequence ATGCGGGCACTTGACCTTGACTACATGCTGGGGCTGGTGCCCGTTATTCTGGGCTATGTACCGTTGACGCTGTTCATGGCTGGCGCGGGGATGGTACTTGCGCTGATTCTTGGTGCATTGCTGGCGGTCGAGCGGGTGGCAAAAGTGCCGGTGCTGGATTGGTTCGTGGTGCTGTTCATCAGCTTTTTCCGCGGCACGCCGCTGTTGGTGCAACTGTTCCTGTTCTACTTCGGCTTGCCGCAGGTGTTGCCATTTCTGACGCAGATTGACGGGGTGACAGCGGCCATTATGGGGCTGACGCTGCACTTTTCGGCCTATATGGCCGAGTCGATCCGCGCCGCAATTCTGGGCGTGGACCGCAGCCAGTGGGAGGCTGCGCAATCCATCGGCATGACCCAAGGCCAGATGATGTGGCGGATTATTCTGCCCCAAGCGGCCCGTGTCGCGGCGCCCACGCTGGTCAATTACTTTATCGACATGATCAAGGGCACCTCGCTGGCCTTTACGCTGGGGGTCACCGAAATGATGGGTGCCGCGCAGAAAGAAGCGGCAGGCAGTTTCCTGTATTTCGAAGCCTTTCTTGTGGTGGCGATTATTTACTGGATCATCGTCGAAGTCCTGAGTCAGGGGCAGAAACGGCTGGAAACCCATTTGAACAAGGCATTTGTCCGATGA
- a CDS encoding amino acid ABC transporter ATP-binding protein — translation MISIRGLTKHFGAAPVLDHIDLDIADGERVVVIGPSGTGKSTLLRSLNFLDAPQAGVITIGDVTVDAARARKADILALRRRTGMVFQNYGLFANKTAKENIMEALVTVQKCPRAEAEQRALAVLAETGLADKADSFPSALSGGQQQRVGIGRAMALGAELLLFDEPTSALDPEWVGEVLDLMRAVAERKQTMLIVTHEMQFAREIANRVVFMDGGKIVESGPPSQIFGAPKDARLRKFLQRVEG, via the coding sequence ATGATCAGCATTCGTGGCCTGACCAAACATTTTGGCGCTGCACCTGTGCTGGATCACATTGATCTGGATATTGCCGACGGCGAACGGGTGGTGGTGATTGGCCCCTCGGGCACCGGCAAATCGACGTTGCTGCGCAGCCTGAACTTTCTTGATGCACCGCAGGCGGGCGTGATCACCATCGGTGATGTCACTGTGGATGCCGCCCGCGCGCGCAAGGCAGACATCCTTGCCCTGCGTCGCCGCACGGGCATGGTGTTCCAGAACTACGGGTTGTTCGCCAACAAGACCGCCAAGGAAAACATCATGGAGGCGCTGGTGACCGTGCAAAAATGCCCCCGCGCCGAGGCGGAACAACGTGCACTGGCGGTGCTGGCGGAAACCGGTCTGGCGGACAAGGCCGACAGCTTTCCGTCCGCCCTGTCGGGTGGGCAGCAGCAGCGTGTGGGCATTGGCCGCGCGATGGCGCTGGGGGCGGAACTGCTGCTGTTTGACGAACCCACATCGGCGCTGGACCCCGAATGGGTTGGTGAAGTGCTGGACCTGATGCGCGCGGTGGCCGAGCGTAAGCAGACGATGTTGATCGTCACGCACGAAATGCAGTTTGCCCGCGAAATCGCGAATCGTGTGGTGTTCATGGACGGTGGCAAGATTGTCGAAAGCGGCCCGCCCTCGCAGATATTCGGCGCACCGAAGGACGCGCGGTTACGCAAATTCTTGCAGCGGGTCGAGGGGTAA
- a CDS encoding TetR/AcrR family transcriptional regulator — protein MSELEKANKPVKAPRKNLSRDAWVAAARKVLEKRGIAEVKIDGLARKLKVTRGSFYFHFKSLNDLHDELLNEWRCANCAPFVALREASYDDGLQLFTDIVHVWVDEAPFSPALDLATRDWSRTSASLAREVEENDNLRMVLLTEAFQKMGYSEDESIVRARITYFHQIGQYALSFKEARETREQYQPLFGSVLLGPLVEDPNLKKR, from the coding sequence GTGAGTGAACTTGAAAAAGCAAACAAGCCCGTCAAGGCACCACGCAAAAACCTGTCACGTGATGCCTGGGTCGCCGCGGCACGGAAAGTTCTGGAGAAGCGCGGGATTGCCGAGGTCAAGATCGACGGGCTTGCGCGCAAGCTCAAGGTCACCCGCGGCAGTTTCTATTTTCACTTCAAAAGCCTGAACGACCTGCACGACGAGCTTTTGAATGAATGGCGCTGCGCCAACTGCGCCCCGTTTGTCGCGCTGCGTGAAGCCAGCTATGACGACGGGCTGCAATTGTTCACCGATATTGTGCACGTCTGGGTGGATGAAGCGCCCTTCAGCCCCGCGCTTGACCTTGCCACTCGCGACTGGTCTCGCACTTCGGCGTCATTGGCGCGAGAGGTAGAGGAAAACGACAACTTGCGAATGGTGCTGCTGACAGAGGCCTTTCAAAAGATGGGCTATTCCGAAGACGAAAGCATCGTGCGCGCTCGCATCACCTATTTTCATCAGATCGGCCAATACGCCCTATCTTTCAAGGAAGCCAGAGAGACGCGCGAACAATACCAGCCACTGTTTGGATCGGTCCTATTGGGCCCCCTAGTTGAAGATCCAAACCTCAAAAAGCGCTAG
- a CDS encoding nucleoside hydrolase, whose product MRARKIIIDTDPGHDDAFAILFALGSPEELEVVGITTVAGNVPLPLTSLNALKVIELAKRPDVPVYAGCAAPMVRTLLTAEHIHGETGIDGAELPHPVVPLQREHAVNFMVRTLMEAPEGEITICTLGPMTNVAMAMTMEPRIIPRIREVVLMGGGFFEGGNTTPAAEFNIFVDPHAAHKVFASGVPVTMAGIDCTYTAQMTPEWLQDLRNTGSHAAVQAANLADFFRQYGSHKFPTEARPIHDACVTGYLLAPEIYDQRMCHVTVDISSPVTIGMTVVDWWGVTGNDKNCNVLRRVDADAFFALMLERIGSLP is encoded by the coding sequence ATGAGAGCGCGCAAAATCATTATAGACACGGACCCGGGGCATGATGATGCCTTTGCAATCCTGTTCGCTCTTGGCTCGCCCGAAGAACTGGAGGTTGTGGGCATCACAACCGTTGCAGGCAACGTGCCCCTGCCCCTGACATCCCTCAACGCGCTGAAAGTTATCGAGCTGGCAAAGCGTCCTGATGTGCCGGTCTATGCAGGATGCGCCGCACCAATGGTGCGCACGTTGCTAACTGCCGAACACATCCACGGCGAAACCGGTATCGACGGGGCCGAACTGCCGCATCCCGTCGTCCCGCTGCAAAGAGAGCATGCCGTCAACTTCATGGTGCGCACGTTGATGGAGGCCCCCGAGGGCGAAATCACCATCTGCACCCTTGGCCCAATGACCAACGTCGCCATGGCCATGACGATGGAGCCGCGCATAATCCCGCGCATCCGCGAAGTCGTGTTGATGGGCGGAGGCTTTTTCGAAGGTGGCAACACCACGCCCGCAGCCGAGTTCAACATTTTTGTCGACCCTCACGCCGCGCACAAAGTCTTTGCCTCCGGTGTACCGGTCACCATGGCTGGCATTGACTGTACCTATACCGCGCAAATGACACCAGAATGGTTGCAGGACTTACGAAACACCGGCAGCCACGCCGCCGTGCAGGCCGCCAATCTGGCCGACTTCTTCCGCCAGTACGGATCGCACAAATTCCCGACCGAGGCGCGCCCGATCCATGACGCCTGTGTCACCGGCTATCTTCTTGCGCCGGAAATCTACGACCAACGTATGTGCCACGTCACTGTCGATATTTCCTCGCCCGTGACCATCGGCATGACTGTGGTTGACTGGTGGGGCGTCACCGGAAACGACAAGAACTGTAATGTGTTACGGCGGGTGGATGCGGACGCATTCTTTGCCCTTATGCTGGAGCGTATCGGGTCGTTGCCGTGA
- a CDS encoding isopenicillin N synthase family dioxygenase, which produces MNGTARGDFSEIPKLDVSALYGTDEGAIADTAAEMRGHLERTGFLYVVGHPITSAQIEAVRTMGKRFFALSEDEKAKIQINKNFRGYLKFAGSTIVTSSVEQVSKPNQSESVFFMHEVAEDDPGAVAGLPLQGPNQWPDAEVLPGFRDTIEAYVEAMTVLGRKMASAISISLGLPADSLNRYFEDPTTFLRLLHYPPQPPEDGLFGSAPHTDYGFITLLAQDDVGGLEVLNKNGDWVAAPPIPGAFVMNVGDILARWSNDLFVSTPHRVINSSGRERYSQPFFFDPSMDETIKVLEPCIGPDGQEKYEPILYRDYLMERIDKNYHYRKKAAAEAT; this is translated from the coding sequence ATGAACGGCACTGCACGGGGTGATTTTTCCGAAATCCCGAAGCTGGATGTATCGGCACTATACGGCACAGACGAAGGTGCCATTGCCGACACCGCCGCCGAAATGCGCGGCCACCTCGAGAGGACCGGATTTCTGTATGTCGTCGGTCACCCCATCACCTCCGCGCAGATCGAAGCGGTGCGCACGATGGGCAAACGGTTCTTTGCCTTGTCCGAGGACGAAAAGGCCAAGATACAGATCAACAAGAACTTTCGTGGCTATCTGAAGTTTGCAGGTTCGACCATTGTGACGTCTTCGGTCGAGCAGGTGAGCAAGCCCAATCAAAGCGAATCCGTGTTTTTCATGCACGAAGTGGCCGAAGACGACCCAGGCGCCGTGGCGGGCCTGCCGTTGCAGGGGCCTAACCAGTGGCCGGATGCAGAGGTGCTGCCGGGGTTCCGCGATACGATTGAAGCCTACGTCGAGGCGATGACGGTGCTGGGCCGCAAGATGGCCAGTGCCATTTCAATCTCGCTGGGACTACCCGCCGACAGTTTGAACCGTTATTTTGAAGATCCGACGACCTTCTTGCGACTGCTGCACTATCCGCCGCAGCCGCCCGAGGACGGTTTGTTCGGTTCTGCCCCGCATACTGATTACGGGTTTATCACACTGCTGGCGCAGGATGATGTGGGCGGCTTGGAAGTGCTGAACAAGAACGGCGATTGGGTTGCTGCTCCGCCGATCCCTGGTGCTTTTGTGATGAACGTGGGCGATATTCTGGCGCGCTGGTCAAACGATCTGTTTGTGTCAACCCCGCACCGCGTCATCAACAGCTCGGGCCGCGAGCGGTATTCGCAGCCGTTCTTTTTCGATCCGTCGATGGATGAAACGATCAAGGTGCTTGAACCCTGCATCGGCCCGGACGGGCAAGAGAAATACGAACCGATCCTTTATCGCGACTATCTGATGGAGCGGATCGACAAGAATTATCATTACCGTAAGAAAGCTGCGGCAGAGGCGACATAA
- a CDS encoding ABC transporter substrate-binding protein, with amino-acid sequence MKKTNKLIAPVAGALLALSPGSVFAADITVSPDVTESGVLAIANTLDYAPFEYLDENGEQAGIIVELANAVADVMDVELDIQRTPFPSMIPGLAAGRFSVAWETFSATPERLEQVDFVMFLKAGVAASTLAANVKAFAGDYPLCGKAVGVSAGSVADFLVEKLDTECTSNGLDTVNKSVFNTSTDIVQAVLSGRIDARLDDATASSFFEVESKGKLVVLPTLYEVSPLGMAIAKDDPDTANMMQQALAAVFENGTYKAVLDKYGMDAYAITEPYFVGSMDDLRQD; translated from the coding sequence ATGAAAAAGACCAATAAATTGATTGCACCCGTTGCAGGCGCCTTGCTTGCCCTGAGCCCGGGCAGCGTGTTTGCCGCGGACATTACCGTGTCGCCGGATGTGACCGAAAGCGGGGTACTAGCGATTGCGAACACGCTGGACTACGCGCCCTTCGAATATCTGGACGAAAACGGTGAACAAGCTGGCATCATCGTCGAACTGGCTAATGCCGTCGCCGACGTCATGGATGTCGAGTTGGACATTCAGCGCACGCCGTTCCCGTCGATGATCCCCGGCCTTGCGGCTGGCCGTTTCAGCGTCGCATGGGAAACATTCTCCGCCACGCCCGAACGTCTGGAGCAGGTCGATTTCGTGATGTTCCTGAAAGCAGGCGTCGCTGCGTCGACATTGGCTGCTAACGTCAAAGCCTTTGCCGGAGACTATCCGCTGTGCGGCAAGGCCGTCGGCGTGTCTGCAGGCAGCGTTGCGGATTTTCTGGTTGAAAAGCTGGACACCGAATGCACCAGCAACGGTTTGGACACGGTCAATAAGTCGGTGTTCAACACCTCCACGGATATCGTTCAGGCGGTCCTTTCAGGTCGTATCGACGCGCGGTTGGATGATGCCACGGCCTCCAGCTTTTTCGAGGTCGAGAGCAAGGGCAAACTGGTCGTGCTGCCGACACTTTACGAAGTTTCGCCACTGGGAATGGCCATTGCCAAGGACGATCCCGACACCGCCAACATGATGCAACAGGCGCTGGCTGCCGTTTTTGAGAACGGCACTTACAAGGCCGTTTTGGATAAATACGGAATGGATGCTTATGCGATCACCGAACCTTATTTTGTTGGTTCGATGGACGATCTGCGTCAAGATTAA